Proteins from a genomic interval of Thermodesulfobacteriota bacterium:
- the amrS gene encoding AmmeMemoRadiSam system radical SAM enzyme, with amino-acid sequence MFYKRLDGLRVQCLLCPRECLISHGKRGFCRNRENQNGILYTLVYGKPCAVDIGPIEKAPLYHFIPGHFRLCLTCASCNLRCKYCQNWHLSQKSVEELSHYPYNPSEIVDLAKKENLPSISFTYTEPTVYYEYLYDISIIARQRGIKTSIVSNGYINREPMVKLLSVLDAVKIDLKGFSEKFYEEVCSASLRPVLETLLTVKKYGTWLEVVNLVVPTLNDDPKMIEEMCLWVKGNLGVDTPIHFTRFFPNYKLTHLSPTPVATLESAYEIAKKNGLRYVYIGNVPGHLRNSTFCPSCGKKIIHRTHFDILEMNVNEGKCRFCATPVAGKWS; translated from the coding sequence AATGCCTGCTTTGCCCCCGGGAGTGCCTCATCAGCCATGGGAAGAGAGGTTTCTGCCGGAATCGGGAAAACCAGAACGGCATCCTCTACACCCTCGTCTACGGCAAACCCTGCGCGGTGGACATCGGGCCGATTGAGAAGGCACCTCTTTACCATTTCATCCCCGGCCATTTCAGGCTCTGCCTCACCTGTGCCAGTTGCAACCTCCGATGCAAATATTGTCAGAACTGGCACCTCTCCCAGAAAAGCGTGGAGGAACTGAGCCATTATCCTTACAACCCCTCGGAGATCGTCGATCTGGCAAAGAAGGAGAATCTTCCCTCTATCTCCTTCACCTATACCGAACCCACGGTATACTATGAATACCTCTACGATATCTCAATCATAGCAAGACAGAGAGGCATCAAGACATCCATCGTTTCAAATGGCTATATCAATAGAGAACCGATGGTCAAACTCCTCAGCGTGCTTGATGCGGTCAAGATCGACCTCAAGGGATTTAGCGAGAAATTCTATGAAGAGGTCTGCTCCGCCAGCCTGAGGCCCGTCCTCGAGACCCTCCTCACCGTGAAAAAGTACGGGACCTGGCTCGAAGTCGTCAATCTCGTCGTCCCCACCCTTAACGACGACCCGAAGATGATCGAGGAGATGTGCCTTTGGGTCAAAGGGAACCTCGGCGTGGACACCCCGATCCACTTCACCCGGTTCTTTCCAAATTATAAACTGACCCACCTCTCCCCTACCCCTGTGGCGACCTTAGAATCTGCTTACGAGATCGCGAAGAAAAATGGGCTGAGGTACGTCTATATCGGAAATGTCCCGGGGCATCTCCGAAATTCAACCTTCTGCCCATCCTGTGGCAAGAAGATCATACACCGAACCCATTTCGACATTTTAGAAATGAACGTGAACGAGGGGAAATGCAGGTTTTGTGCCACTCCAGTGGCAGGGAAATGGTCGTAG